Part of the Caulifigura coniformis genome, GATCGTGCCTTCGGGATGGTCGCAGACGTCTCCCGTCACTTCGGGGCAGGACGTCTTCGTGGCGGACGCCACCTCGACCGCGAACGTGTTCATCCGGAATGTCCGGCCGCCTGTGCTGAGCGGATTCGGGGCGACCGTCAATTATTCCTCGACGGCGGCCCAGCCGATCCTGCTGACGACGAGCGGCACGGTGAACGACGTGGACTCCCCGGCGTTTAACGGCGGTAAGCTGACCATCGGCCTGGCGGCCAACGGCAATGCGGCCGATGTCCTTGGCGTTCGTAACCAGGGGAACGCGGCCGGACAGATTGGCGTCTTTGGAAATGTTGTGCGCTATGGCGGCAAGGTCATCGGCACGATGACCGGCGGGACCGCCGGGTCGAGCCTGGTGATCACGTTCAATTCCAGCGCGTCGCAGGTGGCCGTGCGGGCCCTGATCAAGAACCTGACGTTCAAGACCGCCGCATCCAACCCGTCGAAGGCGACCCGGACGATTTCCTTCCAGATGACCGATGGCTTCGGAGGATCGAGCACCCGGATCACCAAGCAGGTCAAAGTGATCTGATCCAATGGAATTCAAAGGCCCGCGGGTATGACCCGCGGGCCCTTTTTCGTCTGGAGGTCCGTCTGTCGGTCAGTCTTTGACGACCGGATTCACGAGCGTTCCGATGCCGGCGATCTCGATCGCGACGCTGTCTCCATTCTCGAGAGTGAAGTCGTCTGGCGGGATGATGCCTGTTCCCGTCAGCAGGAAAGCCCCGGTCGGGAACTCGTTTTCTTTGCCGAGCCATTCGGCAAGTTCGGGGAGCTTACGATTGAGCTGCGCGAGCGAGGTCTCGCCGCGAAACACTTCACGGTCACCGCGGGCGATCTTGACGTTGATCGTCGTCGCCGCGAGGTCGAGCGGTTGCGTTGCCAGCAAGACAACCGGGCCCAGCCCGCAGCACTGCCGATAGACCTTGGCCTGCGGCAGGTAGAGCGGGTTCTCGCCTTCGATGTCGCGGGCGGACATGTCGTTGCCGATCGTGTAGCCCACGATCTGCATGGCGGGATTCAGGACCAGCGTGAACTCCGGCTCGGGCACCGACCAGTTGCTGTCCTTGCGAACCCGGACCGGTTCACCGGGCCCCGAGACGCGGCTGGCCGTTCCCTTGAAGAACAGCTCGGGGCGAGCCGCGGAGTAGACCTTGTCGTAGTGGGAGGCTCCGGATTCCGACTCCTCCATCCGTGCGATCTGGCTGCGCTTGTAGGTCACGCCGGCCGCCCAGACTTCCTGGCGGTCGATCGGCGCGAGGAATGTCACCTGGTCGAGGGGGAGAGGTTCGGAGGACGTCTCAACCAGGAATTTGCAGAGTCCTGCCGGGTCCTTGGAGTGGAGAACATCCGCCAGCGTCCGGACATTCTCCAGCTGATTGAAATCGAGCAGCACGACGGAGTCGCCCTGAACCATCGCGCCTCTGCGGGAACCGTCCGCCAGCTTGACCTTCGCCAGTTTCATGCCGCCCTCGTGTGAAGAACTCCAGGATCAATCTGCGGAAATCGTTGAGATTCCCCGGTGCCGCCGCAAGGCCGCGAGCGTGAATTCCATGTCCTCGGGGAGCGGGGCTTCAAAGGTCATCATTTTTTCCGTCACGGGATGACGGATCGTCAGCCGGAAGGCATGCAGCGCCTGCCGCGAGATCAGCGGCATCGCCAACGCGCTGCCTTCGTCCGTCACTTCGCCGAGCAGGAATTTCTCCGCTCCGCCGTACAGCCGGTCTGCGAGGATCGGATGCTTGATGTGTTTCATGTGCACCCGGAGCTGATGCGTGCGGCCTGTTTTCGGCAGGAGCTGCATCAGCGTGAAGCCGTGGAACCGTTCGATCACGTTGAACGTGGTGACAGCCTCGCGGGCTTTTTCCTCGGGCTCGCAGACGATCATCTTCTCGCGGGCCTTCGGGTGCACTTTCATCCACGTCGTGATGAGCCCCGTCTCCTGCTTCACCTCGCCGCGAACGATCGCCCGATACTCCTTCTGGACTTCACGACGCTCGAACTGCCGGCTGAGCCGGTGATGAATCTGGTTGTCCTTGGCGACGATGATGACGCCGGTCGTATCGCGATCGAGCCGGTGCACGATGCCGGGCCGAAGCGAGCCCGCCATGTCACTGAGCTGGTCGAAGTGGTGCTGCAGAGCCGCGGCCAGCGTGCCCCGGTAGGTGGCCTTGCCGGGATGCGTGACCATATCGGCCGGCTTGTTGAGGACGGCCAGGTACTCATCCTCATACAGGATGGTGAGCGGCAGGTCTTCGGGCGCCAGGTGGCTGTCCGGCTGTTTCGGGAGCTGGACGTTCAGGCGGTCGTTGATCCTGAGGCGGCGTGAGGGTTTGACAGCGAGGCCGTTGACGAGCACGGAGCCGTCGGTGATGGCTTTCTGAAAGAGGGCGCGGCTGAAGTTCGGGTAGAGCCGCGAGAGGTAGTGGTCGAGGCGCCAGCCGTGCGCACGGGCCTCGACGGTCAGTTCGATGGGACCGGCGTCGAGGTCAGGCGGCGTGTTCAGTTCTTCCACGAGATCATCAATCAGGAACACCCCGTCCACCAGATGCGGTCGACGGGGTGCAGAGGGACTTGAGAGCGATCGGCAGGGCCGATTCGCGGTTACTTGGGGGGCTCGACCGGATTGGTCGGCAACGCCGGAAGGCCGGGATCGGCCGGCTTGGCCGCTTCGGGAGCGGGCGTGGCGGGCGGCTCGGGCATCGGAGCCGTCGGCGCGGGGGCTTCCGGCATCGGCATTGGAGGTGTGGCCTTCGGCGCTTCGGGCATCGGCATGGGCGTCGCAGCCGGCGTCGATTCCGTGGCGGGCGCGGGCGGGGTTGCCGGAGGCGCCGCGGGGGGCGCCTTTCCGTCAGTCGGGGGAACAGCCGGGAGCGCGGGGGCGGCGTTATCGGCCTTCGGGGCTGCGGTCGTGTCGGCCTTGAGGTCGAGTTCCGGCAGGGCAGGGACGCTCAGGCTGCTGTCCGTAGCCGGCTTGCCGTCGTTGGGCAGAGGCCGCTCGGCAGGCTTGGGATTCTGCTTTCGGAACCAGGCGTAGAACTCGCCGGCCTGGGGATTCTTGAGCTCTTCGACGCGATGGGCCGCGTAGTCGCGGAACGTCGACTGCGGGAATTCCTTGATCAACAACTCATACGCCTTGATCGCTTCGGCGACATCGCCGCCCGAGGTTGCTTCGAGGGTAAGGCCCATGCCCTTGAGAGCTTCTTCACGAAGTTCCGGGGTGGTACGGGCCTTCAGGAGTTCGTCGTAGAGATCTTTGGCCTGTTTGAGGCTTTCGTCGCTCGACTTGCGATCGGTGAGGGCTGTTTCAATGCCGGTGGAGTAAGCCTGCCGGGCGGCCTGGAGGCGGGCCCAGTTGGCGGCGGCCGTGCCTGGGTTCTCTTCGGCGACCTGGAGAAGTGCGTCGACCGAGCGGGCGGATGCGATCTGGCTCCAGCCGGCTTCCGAGGTGGCGGAACTGGACCGGAACCACAGGATCAGCGCGACGGCCACAATCGTGGCGACCACTGCGCCGCCGAGGATGTGGTTGCTGTAGGGCTCGATCCTGTCGAGCCAGCGGTTGATTCCGACCTGCAGGTCATTCTGGGCCAGCTGATGGCGTTCTTCGCTCTTCATGGCGTGTGCCGTCGACGTCCAATCGCACGAGAAGCGGCGTCTACTGAAACCGCTGTAGGAGACCGCGGGGCAGGAACAGGCCGTCGCGGGGAATCGCGAAGTATAGAAGCGACTTTTTTGGAGGGTCAAGCAGCATTTGAAGTTAGGGAGAACATCGGGTTCGGAGGTGCGGGTCGAGCGAGCAAGAAGGACGGTGCCACGCTGCGATACGTCCTTCTTCCCCTCTCTCCCCTGGGAACTTGGGACAGGGTGTCGCCGGGCACCGGTCAGGGGCGGTTGGACGGACGGGCGAGCGAGAGATTGCGTTTTCCGGGCTGATGATGTGTGTGTTCATAGATCCTCCAACAGGACGGGGGTGGTTGCGCGCGGGAGGGGCGGTGGGGCGGTACTCGGTGGGCGAGGGGGCAATTTCTTTGTCTTGACCTGTTTTGGGGCTTCGGTGGACAGTTCCGGCGAGTTTTCCTGTCCTTGTGTCCTGATCATCAGCCGGGAGCGATTGAGTCATGGCGCTCGCGGTGCGCGATCGACTGGCCCGACTTCTTCAATCCAGGACGCTGCGGACGCTTGTCGTCGTGGGCGTTCTCGGGGTTGTCTGCAAAGGGGCGGCGCTGGGGCGCGAGCTGGTTGTCGCGGCCCACTTCGGAGCCAGCGATGCGCTCGATGCGTTCCTGGTTGCGGTGATCCTGCCGACGATCCTCAACAATGTCGTCGGGAACGTGCTGGCAATTTCGCTGCTCCCACAACTTCTGCGGGTCCGTCATGACGAGGGCCCCGCGGCCGAAGTGGCCGCCCAGCAGCGGGCTGTGTTCTGGTCGATCGTGCTGCTGACGTGCGCGGGCGTGGGATTCGCGTTGTCGGGACCGATGGTGCTTCCGTTGCTTTCCCCCGGGTTTTCCGCATCGTCGCGGGCGCTGGTCGTCAAGCTGTTGTGGCTGTCGACGCCATTCGGAGTGATTTCGGGGACGACCCGGATCTATGCCGTCCTGGCGGAATCGGAAGGACGATTTGCCGCCACGTCGATCAGTCCGCTCCTGACCGCGATCGTGTCGGTGCTGCTCCTGGTGGGCTGCGGAGCGTCGCCGGAAGTGCTGGTGGCCGGGCTGACGCTGGGGGGCTGCGCGGAACTCGCATTGAATGTCGCCGCCGTGAACCGAACGCGGTATGGCGTGATTCCCCGGCCGGGCCGCCCCGGTCGATTTGAGTCGACGCTCGTTGCGGTGGCGTGGCCGCTGTCGCTGGGGGCGTTCCTGCAGGGACTGACGGTGACGGTCGACCAATCGATGGCCTCGCTGGCGGGACCGGGGGCGGTTTCCGAACTGTCGTACGGCCTCAGGTTCATCGCGGTGGCGATCGGCCTGATCGGCATGCCGCTGCTGCAGTATGCGTTTCCGCAGTTCGCGAAACTGGCGGCCGCCCGTCAGTTCGGTGAATTGCGGGTTCAGTTCCGGAAATACACGCTGCTGGCGCTCGCTGTCAGCGTGCCGCCAATGATCGTGCTGTCAGGGGCTTCGCATTGGGTCGTCGAGACGACGTTTCAGCGAGGTCGATTCTCGGCCGAGACGGCCGATCGCGTCGCGCTGATCCAGTCGCTTTCGGCACTTCAGCTGCCGTTCGTGATCGTGGCGATGCTTGGGCTGCGGGCGGTGTTCGCGCTGAAGCTGAGACACGTGATGCTGTGCCAGGGCGGGGCGATGGTGCTGGCGAACCTGTGGCTCGACTGGGTGCTGCTCAAGTGGCTGGGTGTTCCGGGGATCGCGCTGGCGACTTCGATCCTCCAGCTTGGCAGTTGCCTGTTCATGCTGGTGGTCGTCGAAGGGGCGATCCGGCGTGGAATCCGGGAGGAG contains:
- a CDS encoding fumarylacetoacetate hydrolase family protein translates to MKLAKVKLADGSRRGAMVQGDSVVLLDFNQLENVRTLADVLHSKDPAGLCKFLVETSSEPLPLDQVTFLAPIDRQEVWAAGVTYKRSQIARMEESESGASHYDKVYSAARPELFFKGTASRVSGPGEPVRVRKDSNWSVPEPEFTLVLNPAMQIVGYTIGNDMSARDIEGENPLYLPQAKVYRQCCGLGPVVLLATQPLDLAATTINVKIARGDREVFRGETSLAQLNRKLPELAEWLGKENEFPTGAFLLTGTGIIPPDDFTLENGDSVAIEIAGIGTLVNPVVKD
- a CDS encoding RluA family pseudouridine synthase, translating into MEELNTPPDLDAGPIELTVEARAHGWRLDHYLSRLYPNFSRALFQKAITDGSVLVNGLAVKPSRRLRINDRLNVQLPKQPDSHLAPEDLPLTILYEDEYLAVLNKPADMVTHPGKATYRGTLAAALQHHFDQLSDMAGSLRPGIVHRLDRDTTGVIIVAKDNQIHHRLSRQFERREVQKEYRAIVRGEVKQETGLITTWMKVHPKAREKMIVCEPEEKAREAVTTFNVIERFHGFTLMQLLPKTGRTHQLRVHMKHIKHPILADRLYGGAEKFLLGEVTDEGSALAMPLISRQALHAFRLTIRHPVTEKMMTFEAPLPEDMEFTLAALRRHRGISTISAD
- a CDS encoding tetratricopeptide repeat protein codes for the protein MKSEERHQLAQNDLQVGINRWLDRIEPYSNHILGGAVVATIVAVALILWFRSSSATSEAGWSQIASARSVDALLQVAEENPGTAAANWARLQAARQAYSTGIETALTDRKSSDESLKQAKDLYDELLKARTTPELREEALKGMGLTLEATSGGDVAEAIKAYELLIKEFPQSTFRDYAAHRVEELKNPQAGEFYAWFRKQNPKPAERPLPNDGKPATDSSLSVPALPELDLKADTTAAPKADNAAPALPAVPPTDGKAPPAAPPATPPAPATESTPAATPMPMPEAPKATPPMPMPEAPAPTAPMPEPPATPAPEAAKPADPGLPALPTNPVEPPK
- the murJ gene encoding murein biosynthesis integral membrane protein MurJ, which gives rise to MALAVRDRLARLLQSRTLRTLVVVGVLGVVCKGAALGRELVVAAHFGASDALDAFLVAVILPTILNNVVGNVLAISLLPQLLRVRHDEGPAAEVAAQQRAVFWSIVLLTCAGVGFALSGPMVLPLLSPGFSASSRALVVKLLWLSTPFGVISGTTRIYAVLAESEGRFAATSISPLLTAIVSVLLLVGCGASPEVLVAGLTLGGCAELALNVAAVNRTRYGVIPRPGRPGRFESTLVAVAWPLSLGAFLQGLTVTVDQSMASLAGPGAVSELSYGLRFIAVAIGLIGMPLLQYAFPQFAKLAAARQFGELRVQFRKYTLLALAVSVPPMIVLSGASHWVVETTFQRGRFSAETADRVALIQSLSALQLPFVIVAMLGLRAVFALKLRHVMLCQGGAMVLANLWLDWVLLKWLGVPGIALATSILQLGSCLFMLVVVEGAIRRGIREEQGMVGTAETRRAA